Below is a genomic region from Primulina eburnea isolate SZY01 chromosome 9, ASM2296580v1, whole genome shotgun sequence.
CCCAAGCGGCCAaagattaccgcccgagcgcgacatGTACTGCCCGTGGAGAAAACTTACAGAAAGCCTCGCGCCTGAGCGGTAataatctaccgcccgagcgcgaatagtCCAGAgccctcggcgctcgagcggtaatttcctaccgcccgagcgcgcgtCTTTTTCGAGAATATTTTAATTTCCtactttagagttttattttgtgaggtaactagattctagtaatctttttgatatgtaaaccatattggacgaaattttacacacaattcagatttcattattttgatttttatcaaagtttagagtttttctctcaaacgttcaaagcttcgctttgttattcagaaatcaaacttatcaaagtttttaactttgtggcgtttgtcgatcgtgcttgtgcggattgtcgtcgactagttcttcgaaggttcgttataatttcgattgtttatctcgtgattatttgttgctagacttttcatagtttagaggtgaatatcacaacacacacacttgattcaaaagatcgggacaacaacgattctttgtttgatattgaattgagggcgcgattcgattttaatcgtgtttgctattcattcgtacaaagattcacatcatttccactaaaagactttgatccaatacaacacttgtacagacccacttcagttaggacttacccactgcctaaactgaaactcttagtattacaaaatgatctctgtgcgtaactgatcttagcactattgaattaacaaatattacagagtgctagtttgctcaacttgtagccttgattgctacgaataaatcaagtaagagtgagctgagattttgacagagtaatagcaagtttgtAATAGTGTATCGttacttcttctttttcttcttccatatttatactcttcttttccaacggtaatcttgagataaatttgaatctttgtatccgttggtttccacttgattattccttcgatattgtttgcttcatttattgtaattcggcgtcttaattgctttgtccggaatgcgttgttttaagtagtcttggttgttgtgcggcgctcttgtaatctgttatgtcttctttgttctttcttgagacatcttcagttgagagactttaaggcattcggctgaatgttttaactgatcatttccaactgatcagtttactttgtatcattgtatcagctgatttcagttgccgaatttgcttgcgcgtatcagttgattcatattttgttaatcgattgattcatgttttgtcaaactccaaaaTCTAGTTTCCAACACTACAAAAATCTTTACAGTCTTTCACGACTTGTTTCAAACCAGTTTTTTCATAAGTTGTTGTCGAAATTAAGTTTTGCTAGGTTAAATTTTGCTGATGTCACCTGCGAAAGATTGAGAATTGTGACGAGGTTATCACTATGTCGgtaaatgaaatttttttatttttctgcttAAGATGATGTTTGTTATCCTTCTTTGGGTTGACATCGTTGAATTCAATATTATGTTCTTTTGTGTTTGTAGTTTATTTGTTTGCAGCAAAACTTGTATCTTTGTTTTGTAAGGTTAATCTTTGCCGAAAATTTTCTCGATTTCATTTATGTAACATCATTACAATTGAAGACCACATCAGAAAAAACATTTTTCAAGTTCTTACTTAACACAATGTCGAAGTGAAAagtattcaaatattttttaaaattgtgatGATTTTGTTGTAGTCAATAAACTACTGCATTTGGTATTTCCATTTAAACACTATTCGAAGAACGTGTTTACGTATTTTTAACCACGGATTGTTAAACAAGAAATTTGTTGTTAAACCTAAATTAGTACCTTGATTTAcagtatttttaattattttgtgtttttcaaatttcattGTTAACcacattttgaattttatttctttGTTAAGTATCTTCCATAGTTGACCATTATGCGTAGACATGTTACACTTTTTTTGTTGCTGCACCAAATCATGTGTCGATCATTGTTGGTTATGTTACTCGTGAGACGACATGTACTGAAGTTACGTGCAAAACGACGTTGCAACAAGCGTACAAGAACAATGTCCTATAGCATGACACAAAGAATAAATGTGCAAATGAACCATTTGCACAGGATTATTGACATAGGAGACGTTCAATGTGTGGTGAACTTGCGAATAAATAGGAATGCATTTGTACGCTTGTGTTATTTGCTAACACATGTTGGAAGACTAGTCGAGTCTAGATATGTCCGTATTGAAGATAAGGTGAGCATGTTTTTGTCTGTATTGGCTTATCACAAGAAAAATAGAGTTATTGGACATGACTATGTACGTAGTGGCCATACTATCAACACCCATTTCCATCAAGTGCTCCAATCAATTCTCATGTTACATCCTTTACTACTGGTTAAGCCATCTTCTGTCGATGATTCTGGCACCAACGAAACTTGGAAATGGTTCAAGGTAATGTCAAACAATTTTTAACAAACTgtacaaaataaacattttaactaCGCAcgtgtgattttttttatagttAAAATGATGTGAAGTTATTAATGTTAATTGTACAGGGATGTCTTGGTGCATTAGACGGAACTTATGTAAGTGTACATGTGCCGACCATGGACAAGGCACGATATAGAACAAGAAAATGTACTATTGCAGTCAACGTTCTTGGGGTTTGCGGCCGTGAGATGAAGTTCATATATGCACTTACGGGGTGGGAGGGATCTGCAGCAGATGACAGGGTTCTTAAAGATGCAGTGACTCGTGACGACACACTGAAAATTCCAAGAGGTTTTGatattcatttttattattattaactgGGAAGTGATGAGACTTGTTTTTTAAATATTGTTTGCAGACATTGTTAATTATTTCCTCACGAATTTAGTGCTTACATAATGTTATTGACCTAATAACTAATTTCTTATTTTTAGGCTGTTATTACCTATGTTACAATGTATATGCCAATGTAGACGGATTCTTGACTCCTTACAGGCGAGTATGCTATCATAGGGATGCTTGGGGAAACCGTGCAAATGGGCCACAGAATTATAAGGAGTTATTTAACTAGAGACACTCTCAAACCCGAAACATAATCGAAAGAGCATTCGGTTTGTTGAAAAAAAGATGGGTCATACTTCAAAGTCCTTCGTTCTATCCACTAAAAACACAAAACAAAATCATAATGGCGTGTATGTTGTTGCATAACTTCATCAGGTCTGAAATGTCTACGATCCAATTGAAGAAGTGAACGATGATGTAGTCAGTCCGGACAATGAGATGCAAGATGATTTCGTCACTAGCTTGAAAGCGTCGATGATTGGGATACTTGGAGGGAAAACCTTGCAATGTCTATGTGGATGAATCTAACCTAAatcattttgtttttttactTCTTTCGTTAGAACTTTTGCATACATGTACTTGTGGCATTTgatgttatttattttttaaatctaCAGAACTTGcattttatgttattttgtTTGAATTTAGTTCacgcaattatttattttttgtttattacGAAATGTGATTTTAAGTAATTAAACTAATTTTACATGGTTAACCAGTGCGTTGTAGTACTACCAGGAATAGGACATCGGCAGTGGCAACATCCTAATTATGTATAGTGGAGCAACTCCCGAGAGTTTTGTTGGGAAAGCCAAAAAAGCTGATAAGACAAGACGTAGTTGGAGTGAACGTAAAGAAGAATTTATGATACCAGCACTGAAAGAGGCGTCCGTAGAAGGTTGGAAAAGCGGCAATGGATTTCGGCCAGGATATTTAGCTTTTCTTGAAAATCGAATGAAAGTTGCATTCCCAGAGACAAACTTACGTGGCAACCCATATATTAACTCTAAAGTTCATGTGTGGAAGAAATTGTACGGATCTTTGGTGACATTACTAAGTAAAAGTGGAGTAGGATGGAACGACACAGAGAAGACCATTGAAGCTT
It encodes:
- the LOC140840837 gene encoding uncharacterized protein codes for the protein MSDTGDSSLSPFSVEARKAELEDEVFYESLHYWERLQELELLYNSGEATTPELVAELNQVRKHLNIAVIIDIGDVQCVVNLRINRNAFVRLCYLLTHVGRLVESRYVRIEDKVSMFLSVLAYHKKNRVIGHDYVRSGHTINTHFHQVLQSILMLHPLLLVKPSSVDDSGTNETWKWFKGCLGALDGTYVSVHVPTMDKARYRTRKCTIAVNVLGVCGREMKFIYALTGWEGSAADDRVLKDAVTRDDTLKIPRGCYYLCYNVYANVDGFLTPYRRVCYHRDAWGNRANGPQNYKELFN